The following is a genomic window from Pongo pygmaeus isolate AG05252 chromosome 22, NHGRI_mPonPyg2-v2.0_pri, whole genome shotgun sequence.
CTTACAATTATCCTGAGGTTAGAAaaatggaaggggaaggaaaatggCAAGCAGGTAGGCTGACTTCTGCTTCATTATTTGGAAGGACAGATTGCTCGGTTAAAACACACTACTGCCCACAAAGGCCAAGACAACAGAAAAATACAGACTTATATAAATAGATTTTATATGTGACAGCAGTTTGAATGGAGACTTTTTCAATGCAAATGACAAACAGCTGTGCTTGGGAATAAACGACAACGAATTTTTTTATCTCAACAGCTGTCCTGAGAGCACGTCTCTACATCTCTACCTGCATTCTGGAATCAGGGagaaagccaaaatggacaagaCACTAGATCAGCCATGTCCAACCCTTTGACTACAAGGACTTTTCTGCCTATCTGTGGTGGTGGGTATCATGAAAATTATGCACAAAcctattttttttaagctcatcagctatcgttagcattagtgtattttatgtgtggcccaggagcattcttcttccaatgtggccctgagaagccaaaagactggacacctGTGCACTAGATCAAAAGGCTACTCCTTCTGGAAGCAATTGTAAAGGATTTCTGACATTATGTTGACAAGAAAACCAATGGATAGTGGGACAGAATGCAAAATCTTCAAGAATTTTTcttgttggtgttttttttttttttttttttttgagtcaaggtcttgctctgtggcccaggctggagtacactggtgagatcacagctcagtgcaggctcaagtgctcctcccgcctcagccacagtagtagctgggactacagatacgcacaaccacccctggctaatattttattttttgtagagacggggtctcactatattgtccaggttggtctcaaactccttgactcAAGGGATCCAGGacaggataacaggtgtgagccaccacacctggccatgtgcATGAACCTTTAAGACAAACACAAGGCCCCACAAAAGTTAAGGTTTTCCCACCTGATTTCCAGGGGATCTTTTGGTGCAAGGATGAGAAGCCCTTAAAAGTACACAGACAACTCCAAAGATTCAAAAGAGTTCATTGGGGCTGAGCCAGCCCACTAGGCAGACTGACCTTCAAAAAAGGCCCACCCATGACATACACCAGATGGCTCTCCAGTCCTCAGGGTCCCTAAGGTATACTGGACAGAGCTAGGAAAGCAAACCCATCTGCTTCTTCCTGCAGGAAACCCCTTGAGGTCAAGACCCCACAATCAGACGAGGATGGAGTGGCTCACCCTCAGTCAACAGGCCAGACTCAAGGTGGTATAATGTCTTAACCAAGGGTATGGGACTCCAGGTCTGACTCCCAACTCGGTTCTCCTTTAATAACCACACTTTGTTAATTCTCCTTAACAGAGAATTCCTGACAAGTCAGTTCTCCCTCAGGCCTTCGGTTTCCTCACCTACAAGATGAGAGGGCTGGACCAGATGGAAAATCGGGGGGTAAGGGGATGTCCGCGTGCAGCCCACCCCGCCCACGGGTCCCTGGAGCCTCCATCCCAGTTCCCACCATGCACCCGCCCCACAAATCCTGCCCAAGGTGAGGGTTGGTCCCGGGTCCTCTGGCTGCCGCATCAGCGAGTGCAGGAGGGAGGAGAAGCCTCCAAGGGTGTGACGCGGGCTCAAGGATGCAACTCGGCCAGGAGTGAACTGGGGCCCCGAGGGAGGTGTCCGGTCCACTCCTGGAGCCCAACTCGGGTCCCCGACCCTCTTACCTCCACGGTCGGCATCTCCTGCTGGGTGAGGTCGTTGGACACAGCGCACTTGGTGCGCAGCCCACGCAGGCTGCCAATGGAGATGCGGATGAGCTTCTGGAGCTGCCCGCACTGCTGCAGCGCCTGGCTGGCAGCGGCCCCTGCACCACCCTCCGAGGTCACCGCATCACCCTCGCTGCCGCCCTCCTCCTTCTCTCGCATCGCCGCCAGGCGCAGCGCCGCTCTATGCCAGGGGCGCGGGCGTGTAGGCAAGGAAACCCCTGAGCCGGGAGTGCTGGACCAGGAGCGCCCCTCGGCGCTGCCTGAGCCAGGACGCCGGTAGAGCTGGCAGCCGAGTCTGCCAATCCCGCCCTCAGACCCGCGGCGGCGTGGGAAAAAGCCGCGGTGACGGGGGCAAAAAGCCGCGGCGGCGGGGGCAAAAAACTGCAAAAACCGCGGCGGCGGGGACAAAAAGCCGCAAAAagccgcggcggcggcgggggcaaGAAGCCGCTGCGGAAAAAACCTGCGGCGGCGGTGACAAAAAGCCTCGGCGGCGGGGGCAAAAAGCCGCAAAAAGCCGTGGCGGCGGGGGCAAAAAGCAACGGAGGCGGGGGCCGAAAGCTGCGGCggcagggggttgggggcaaAAAGACGCGAAAAGCCTCCGCGGCCGGGGAAAAAGCCGCGGGGGCGGGGGCAGAAAGCAGCGGCAGCGGGGGCAAAAGGCAGCGGAGGCAAAAACCCGCGTTGGCCCGGGGCAAAATAGTGGAAATGTGGTAGAAGGCCAGCACAGCTTGGCATTCCTGgagtgtgatgtggaaggaaaagtgCAGCGGAAGACAAAAAAAGATGTAAGTAGACTTGACTCAGTGCAGCTAAGAACCCAGATGATATCTTGATGTTATctatcagctaattttttgtattttaatagaaaaggggttttaccacgttggccaggatggtttcgatctcctgacctcatgatccacgcacctcagcctcccaaatttataggattagaggcatgagccacaaagTGCTCGAaaaatctattaattaaaaaatgtttatgtagCCGTCTTTAATCTACCATGTCCATTAGCAGATAAATACTATAAGcaaaataacaacaatgaaaTAAACATACACTTACAGTAGATACtctgatttatttaataaaaatttgaaaatagacCAAATTActctatgattaaaaaaaaatctgttactaTTGAGGATGAGGGTTAGTGTTTGGAAAGGGACAGGAGAAGTATCACTATTTTTAGTAATGCTCTATTTTCATACATGGTTATAAGCAAATGCATGTGTTTCATTAATCAAGCTATCCATATTTAATCATTGTACTTTTCTGCATGTATGATAtatgtcaataaaatattttcaattatatacAGCAAAATAGACAAAATCACAAGAAGACATACACAAATATTAAACCTAGAGAGAAATTTGAATATAAGTAAGTCTCTGAATGACTGGTagaacaaaccaaaaaataatcAGGATGGAGAGGTTTGGAACAGCATGATTAGCAAAATTGACATATCTGTCTTTTAATATAGGCAGAAACATagttagattaaaaaaaaggacTTGTCTCAGAGTATGAGTTCTAAAAATAGTGGAATCGAGTTTGAATCTAGCaagtacatataaataaatgtcttAAAACTCCTCTTATGTTAGCTAATTAAGAAATATTATTGTAAtagatattagaaaatattttaataaattggaTTTCACACGCTAAGGAAATGATCTTACTTGCATTTGATAGTtcaattacatacatatatacctatagatagtttaaaatatttctaataaccttatatacttttaaaaagctttgaTATCTGTTTGCACTATCTGGTCTATAGAGTACACATAGCAAACATGATTATAGCTCTCCTGCAATAAACTTCAAATGTCTAATTAATACAAAAATCTAGAATGAGAAGAgttctttgcaattttttttttttttttttaccaaatagAATATAGGAAAGATAGCTGCAAATATATCTGACACACTTATCTGTGAGCATGGTggtagcctttttatttttttatttttttttttttttgagagagggtctcactttgtcacccaagatggagtgcagtcatgtgatcagagctcactgaagccttcaCATActgtgctcaagcgattctcccgatTATAGTTTTGAGGCACCGCCATCAGCCCAGCCTTAAAAAAGGCTGACTAGAGATCTTTATCTATGTATATCTATAGCTATCTATAAAATAAACgtgtttattatataaaatatatattattaatattctataaaaaatttttttcaaggtaGAAATATATAGAGGCTGCATGTAGAGCCTGGGTCATTATGTAGTGAAGCTCAAGGCCTCTAAAGAAATGACCCTTGCCTCTTTTGTCTGGGCTAGAATCCAAGAAGGGAAAGCAGCAGATGCACTGGTTCCCAGGTTCTTGGCATCCCACAGAGAGAAACATGTTTGAGCTGGGGTAACATTAAACACCCTTTTTCTTACTCTCCTGTTTTATGTAGTCAGCAGAGACTAGCTTCATGAGAACAGACTGTGACAGTCAAGGCTGTCTGTTATTTTGTGCAGCATTAATTGAGAAATTCTAGCACCTGAAGACCTCTGGGCCATTTGAGGGTAGGTgcaggggaggaaagggaagttTGCATCCCTCCTGCTGTGGAGAGAACCCGTGGGAAGCACAGACCTTGTCCTAACTGAAGGCAGACCCCCTTGCTAACCAGCTTCTCATCAGCCAACCCTGGATGAGTTTCCATGTCTATTTACTAAATAATCCTTATTGCTTTTCTTCATATGGGCAAAGTATGGTTTACAGAGAATATTGTTCCTTTGAACACCCATCGTGCGAAGCCCTTCCTGTTGTGGGAAAACAGGCTTCCATATGTGTCTTATTGGGAAACACATAGGCAATTTCTATGTTTTTACTGCATTAATTTCATGGATATGGGAACTGAATAGTGCCCATCAGAGGCTCACTTGATGTTGGAAATTGATCTGAGAGCGCGGAAGGACAgaattctttctttgttcctGGGCAGCGGTGGTTGAGGGATCATTTTGTGGCAGCTACAGTGGCAATGATGGAGGCAGAATGGAGGGCTCAGTACCAAGACAAGGAGAGACTTGGCCTCACAATGGCAGCATTGCAGGGGTGCGCTCTACAGAGCATTTGCTCACATGGTTTTGGGCATTGTCTCTAACTACATTGCTTCCCCAATAGGTTGACCCATTCTAAATAActccttttctctttaaaaaagcaaacttcATTTGTATGACTTGCAATTGTAAATGACACCAATTGGCCAGTTATCATTCAAATTCTCTGTTACTTAATCCTGCCTTTTCCTAACGTATGCAACTTTCCTCTAAAAAATTGGACACTTTGATGCTTACTCATTGtcttcacacattttaaaatgttgctttatGCCCCCAATCCCTATCTACATTTTCAGTGTTTTGCAAGTGGAGTCCATGTGTTCTTGATTTACATGAAGCTCAAAATAATGGTTATAGTAATAAGTACTTCATAATTAAGCAAAAAGCTCTTATTGAAAAATGACAGAACTATACACAGAGATGACAACATGGATAGATCTTTCCTGGGATCACAAAATTATGGTATGGCAGAACTAGAACGTTGAGTAGAGACTCTGTGTTCCCAATCATTGTTTCTACCACCAGCTTTCTATTTTGATGTTAATAATGTTCTTATGTGGGAAACCCTACATATTTGCCAATGTTTAGTTCATTGACTAAGAAATATAAAGAGCTTCAAGAACActctaatctttaaaaaataaaatatctataattgGCCATACGAAAAAATTGGTACTTGACTTATAGTGAGATCGTTTTATTTTGTGCTAGACAAATGAAGTCATAGAACAGAATGTGCTTTaaatattatgaatagtgcttgtgtgtgtgtgtgtgtgtgtgtgtgtgtgtgtgtgtctatagaTGCATATTAGGCCGCTGAAAAGTTTTATTATTCCTTCCAGGAGAAAGACTGCCAACTTTTGAACCTAATTAGAACAAGTATATTGcttcttcatattttttattaaggCAAAGAGAGTCTAGTTAAAAATCATTCAACTTATTGTGGAAATGCTATAAATTGCTGTGAAGTGAGTTGCTGGCTATGGCTTGTCAAAGCAAATATATTGTACAAATCTTAGGGGAGAATTAGTgcttatgcattcaaatcaaatcATCTTGCAGCACACTGAGAAAAAGGttagattttcaaaataatttcaaagtcaTGAAAAGAGCAAATATGCTCAACAAAGAGCCTAGCAACCCTCAATGACCTATTCCCCTTTTATATAGTTTGGTATCTGAATTAGAATCCCAGAATCTACAAATCCCTGTGGGTGTGGGTGCTGCATTTTTAGGATTTTATAACACTGCCATCACCGAGCTCTCTTTTGATATTCACTTTAAGGAGATAATTTATGGGCAGCCAGAGAGCATAAACCAAAGTagatatctatctagatagatagatacatctCCATATCATTGACAGGATACCTTCTGGCTGAGTGTGAGTACAACCTATGGGTGTGGTTGGAGAGAACATATGTTCCACCTGAATGGCAGATCAAGATTATTCCTTCTCATCTGCTGCAATGGCTCAATGTGTTAAGGAGAGGAGCGAGACAGCAAGAACTGCTTTCACTCAGTTGTACAGACCAAAAGGAGGAATGTCGCCCAGCCCTCTACAATGACTCAGAACCCAGCTCATGTCTCAACTGCTACCTCTACTACTTAGAAAGAAGTAACTCCGCCCAAGCAGAGTTCtggacaaatatatttttcttgatcACACACAAATAGATGAAGATGGACTtggatattaagaaaaataatactataCAAAATCAAGAGTAGACAGTCGCCCCTAGACTTAAATTAAGAGTGTGTACATTAGATAATTTAATCCAATGTATCAGGTAAAAACTTGAACAAACCTTTTGGCCTCTTCCATAAAATTCAGGGAAGCATGTCCTCCACAAAACAGaatcaaaatatcaataaaagACTGGCTTAAGATGAAAGGAAACCTTATAAATGAAAAGAAGCTGGATGAGAGGCACTTAACTGAGAATGAAAAGAAGCTGAGTGGACAAAATAATTATGAGAAGATGAACCTTCAaaacagaaagagggaaaaaagctCATTTGATACTATGGGAACTTAAAAGAGAGTGAACACAAATGTGAAAATTCCAAGAGTACAGAAAAGTAGCATAACTAAATTAAGAGCATGagaaaatgtatacaattttgaGTAATAAGAACGAAATCAAAAGTTAGTATTGTATGTTATATTTTAGTAGAGCAATActgaagaagaatgaaaacaagaaataatattaaatatgaacATATGGAgaacagaataatatttttaaaatttttagtttctaagtttatctgaaattttaattttggtttcttATGTGATATCAGAGTTATTAGGAAGGTATTAGCTAGTAACACTATTTTCAGTGATATTTTAAGTATTTGTCCtagaaaaatttctattttttaaaaatgtatatttaaaaatacattaaatgtgtatatacatcaATCATatgtattgatttctgttttttttgaatTGCaaatgaaatttgtatttttgtgttcctggaataaaataaacttgaatggattaaaatatatttttcatactgTCATTCAATGTATGTGAATACTTTAAGAATATTACATTTATAGTTAACAGCTATTGACctataaattttctttcatatagTGATGCTGTGAGACAATCTaagaagaattaaaatttaagttcATGTATTCCtacttttttctctgttctctaactgtaatatattttaattacagaTGGAGGAACAGATAGATGTTAGATAAATAGGTATATAATAGATAGATCATCCAAAATTCTTATTCTTATGGTTTTATGTAGTCAGTATTTACCTCTATTTTTCTAGATGTTTATCCTTCCAATTTAGTTCATTACTTCCTGCACCTTTGATGTCATCTATATAAACAGGAAATAACACATGGTGGCCGGGATGTAGAGAGAGCCACAGGACTTGTGAATAAAATCCACAGGATGTGGCGATTCCTTTTGCAGTATTGGAGGGAATGCCAAACGCTATGTTTGCTGTGGAAAAGAgtatggtagttcctcaaaacATCAAAATGGTATTGCCATATGATTCAATAGTGCCACATATCAGGAtagcaaaataattgaaagcagagtcttgaaaaatatttgcacATCCATGTTTGCAGCAGCATTATTGGCAATAGCTAAAAAGTAGAAGCAATTgaagtgtccaacaacagatgaatggataatcacaatatgatatatgcatacaatggaatattattcagccttaaacatGAGAGAAATATTCTGACATACGTTGCAACTTGGATGAAACTTGAGgatattatgccaagtgaaatgtTAGTCAGTGAAGGACAAATACAGtataattccatttgtataaGGGACTTAAAGTGGAAAGAATCATAGAgatagtagaatgatggttgccagaagctggggtgaagaagaaatggggaaatattgtttaatgggtatagagtttcagttttacaagatgaaacgAGTTATGGAGATGGATGGTAGGGATGGCTGCACAATGTTATGATTATATTTagtaccactgaactgtacacttaaaatggttaacagagtacattttatgttatgtgtattttaccacaataaaaaaaataccttAGGAACATTTTCATGAAAGAGTCCatgtaaaattcattttaatgcaTGTGTTTATGAAtagctttctatttttctcttttctatttatgtTCCAAATTAGAATATAATGCTAATCAAGCATAGTGGCTGTGTTTCTTGCTTCCTCTAGTCTGCAGGTAGCATACAAATGTAATAAACTACTTATTAATGTcacatctatttattttatgCCTTATACCAAGCTTGTGGGATTCtctaaaatacaatatttttgtaCTTACACCTTTGCAATACCCATTAGCATCGCTTTCCTAAATCAGGGGAAATTGAGCCTCTGTAAGGTGGAGTAACTTACTAAGATATAAAACTCAGCATTAAAGTCTGTATACTTCAATATCCTGCCCTCTTCTCATTTGTCTTTACTGCCTTTTATGTATGTGTTAGATGTTCagtaaattctcttttttaaactgAATTTAAGCCGTGGAGCAGTGTTTTGTTGAGCAATAAATATGATATAAGACACTCTTCCTCCCTTTCATTTATGATCCAGTTcatgaaaaagagaaattatttcattGTGCTAGAagcttaaaataatgaaaatgctactttctacATTAAACAGAAACTGAAGGGAATCAAGGTGAATTGCATGAGACATAGAAAACAAGTGGGAAAGAAATCTAGTATAATTTGCCCTTTGTGTACCTTTATTATTTAGCGTTTGAGTAAATGTTTCCCCCAAATATCTTCCCATCTTAATTCATGTCTATAAAGTAGACGTTTATGTCTCACCTCGTCAAGAAGGGCAAACTCTAACATAAACATTTCCCAAAACTGCTTCCTGCTAAAACGTAAGCTAAGTCTGGCTAGAAATTAAGCtcacttcataaaaattaattggTAGCTAATCTTTGCCTGCTGTCCTCTGAACTTGAGTGAAAGCTGTCCATCAGGCATACAGGGAATGACGGAAAAGGTGACAACAGAAGATGAATGCTATGTCACTAACCTTCAAAGAtgaccttccttttcttttaaattcttgatCTCTTAAGACTTCATTAATTCATCTCTCTTTGCCCTTGGTTCAACATTGTGCTATACCAAAACTCATGTAAAACAATGATCTAATGtaataaaaatggcatttttctCTCATGTAGATGCAAGCTAACTGGCATTTTTACAATCCACATATTTCCTTTGTCAGTTTTTCATTCTGTATTGGAAGTAATTGATAGGTATTTCTGAAGGGATGAAGGTGTTTCTGTGTTCATTGTGATCCAAACTATTTTTAGACCCAGTGGCATTTGTAAAACAATTTGTGCCAGCTGACCAAGGACCACTGTTGCAGAAAGCAGCAAACTTGCATAAGATGTCACTGCCTCATAAGTTGGCTTTGAAAACTAGGGGCTTACTCTATAGTCTTATGAATCAAAGACATTGATAGATGTAATATAAGATTACAATCATATTTTCCTTTTGACGGTCACGTTATAAAACATGATGTATTGCAATTAATCTCAATTACCTGATCacaattaaaattaatgtttattattgCTGATAAATAATCATGACTCTCCTGTTCTCAAATGTGCAAGTAATTCTTGTAATTTTAATACAAATGTGCATATTATTACCAATTGATTTAATCTCATTGGATTTGGTTCATGGAtccaatttattaaaatattgataatggGATAATGATTTGTCTCACCATTTCATTTACACTAAAAGCCACAATTCTTACAATGGTCTGCAAGCCCATCATGATCTGCCGCATGTTAACCGCCAAAATTCTTTTATATCTTCACTCTTGATCTTACCAGTGGTCCTGGCCACCTCACTGTCCTCTGGACATGCCAACATGCTGCTGTCTTATGACAAAGACTCTAGTTAATTTCTTGGCTTGGAAAGATAGCCCTCCATATATCCATTGATCAGCTCATTCAACTTCCTCAAGCCTTTACTGAAACCTCACATTCTCgatgagacttattcagtattTCAAACTGACTCCCAGCTGAAGCATTCCAAAACCCCTTACTCTTCTGTGTATTTTTGAAaggatttattgagatataatttacatagtgTAGAGTGCACACATTAATGTCCACAAgtcaatggcttttagtatatgCACAGATAAGTGGAGCCATCATCACAAtgaattttagagcattttcatcacttcaaaaaGAAACCACACCTTCTTTAGCTGTTAACCTCCTATGCACCTATCCCCTACTCAATCCTAAGCAACCacaaatctgttttctgtctctatagattttccTATTCTATTTTCAtctaaatagaatcatacaataggtggccttttgtgcctggcttctttcagttgGCATAATGCTATCAAGGTTCATATATGTATTGGTACTTTATCTGTTTTTATATCTGTATAACATTCAATTTCATGgatataacattttgtttatccaataatatttttattgacattTGAGTTGTGTTCAGCCTTTGGCTATTTTCAATACTGCTGCTAAAAATACTTCTGTACAATTTGTGTTTGAACACCTCTTTCCAATAATctgggtgtatacctaggaataaatttctgggtcatatgacaattctatgtttaatatatttagaaggcatcaaactattttccaaagtggccagTTCCAGCCATAAAGTATctaactgtggttttgatttgtagttGCCTGATGAGTGAAGCTACTGAGTATCTTTTTATGGGATTATTGACCGTTCGTATATCTTCTTGGGAAACACATCTATTCCTATCGTTTATCAGTTTTGAGTTGGGATATTTGTTACTgagttaaaacaatttttctatattcaagatacatatatatacagacatatagatatgtgtttttcaaatatcttctcaCAATTTTTGAGCTGCCTTTTGACTTGCTTGGTTATCCTTTGAAACACCAGTcttcaatttttaagaaattttaaatatctaatttttattttgttgcccatGTT
Proteins encoded in this region:
- the LOC129027738 gene encoding LOW QUALITY PROTEIN: uncharacterized protein LOC129027738 (The sequence of the model RefSeq protein was modified relative to this genomic sequence to represent the inferred CDS: inserted 1 base in 1 codon; substituted 1 base at 1 genomic stop codon), producing MRGLDQMENRGGRHLLLGEVVGHSALGAQPTQAANGDADELLELPALLQRLAGSGPCTTLRGHRITLAAALLLLSHRRQAQRRSMPXGAGVXARKPLSRECWTRSAPRRCLSQDAGRAGSRVCQSRPQTRGGVGKSRGDGGKKPRRRGQKTAKTAAAGTKSRKKPRRRRGQEAAAEKTCGGGDKKPRRRGQKAAKSRGGGGKKQRRRGPKAAAAGGWGQKDAKSLRGRGKSRGGGGRKQRQRGQKAAEAKTRVGPGQNSGNVVEGQHSLAFLECDVEGKVQRKTKKDVSRLDSVQLRTQMIS